One Desulfuromonadales bacterium genomic window, CATCGCAAAGGTGGATTTATTACCACTTCTGCACCCGTCCGTCAAGGTTCACGTTCCCCGGCGGCCATCCCTATTCCTCACTTTCTTTGCGCCCCTTCACCCACCAGTCGCTGTCGTCGTCAAACCACCACCGCGTCGAGTCGGTACTCCAGATCGTCTCCGCCAGGTGTTGCGCAATTTCGGTCTTCAGTCGGCGCACGGCGAAGGGGTACCACTCATCGGCATAACGGTTCCCCAGGTCCTTGTACTCCTTGAGGGCCAGGATCATCTCCAGTTGATCGGCATCGTGGGCGAGCAGCGACTCCCGGCTCTGCCGTTCGGAAAACTCGGCAATGACGCCGCTGTACTCCTCGCCGAAGGGAAGGGTGCGGGCCAGATCGGCCACCGCCTTCGCCTCGTCGACCTTGACGTACTTCTTGTTGACGTAGTTGAGATCGCCGGTGCGCGCCTCGGGGATGTCGTGGAACAGGCAGAGCTGAAGTACCCGGCCGACATCTGCCGACCCGTCCATCCGTGCCAGGGTATAGCCGATGATCGCGGTGCGGAAGGAATGTTCTGCCACCGATTCGGTCCCGGAACCAAGAAACTGGAAGCCGGTGCGAGGCGTTCGCTTGAGCATGCCGACTTCGAAGAAAAAATTCGCCAGATTCTTCATCCTCTATCCTTTCCCCCTGCAGGCGTTTTAAATTTCGTCACTGCCACAGGCCAATGTAACGCAAAGCCCCCGGGAAGCAAAGCCCGCAGAAAGAAAAAAAGCGAAGGGTTTTGCGTTGGAGGGGAATCAGCCGATACGGATCAGGAAGACGCCGGAAAGAATCAGCAGGGCAGCGGTGCAACGGATGCGGCCGCAGGTCTCGCCAAGGAAGAAGGTACCGATCAGCACGCCGATCAGCAGACTGACCTGGCGTACAGGCACCGCGTAGCTCATCGGCGCCAGCTTGAGGCCGTAGCGGAAGGAGAGGAAGGAAGCCATCATCACCGGTCCCGAAAGCAGGACCAGGGTCCGGCTCTGCCGCCATTCCAGCAGAATTCGGCCGCGGTAACAGGGACGCAGCAAATTGGCGCTCATCAGCAGAAGCATCCCCATCACCAGCAGGTAGGTGAAATACAGCGGAGAATAGGCCATGACGCCGGTCTTGTCGATCACCGCCCCGACCGAATAAATGAATCCGGCGGCCAGAGCGGCCTGCACCGAGGGGTCGATGAGACTGCGGAAGGGACGCAGCGCCTCGTCGAAGGTCAGACGGCGCAACTGCACGCAGTAGGCGCCGATCAGGATGAGCAGGATGCCGCCGACGCCGTGCAGCGAGAGACGCTCGCCGAGCAGCCAGACCCCCCACAGGGGAACGTAGAGCATCGCCGTCTGCGCCAGCGGGTAGGTGATCGAGAGGTCGCCCTTTTGATAGGCGCGGCCGGTGAAGAGGTGGTAGCCGACAAAGCAGACGGCCCCCGCCGCGGCGAGCGCCAGCAGGTATGCCGACGGCGGCGGAAAGGGTCCGGGGAGC contains:
- a CDS encoding HD domain-containing protein, giving the protein MKNLANFFFEVGMLKRTPRTGFQFLGSGTESVAEHSFRTAIIGYTLARMDGSADVGRVLQLCLFHDIPEARTGDLNYVNKKYVKVDEAKAVADLARTLPFGEEYSGVIAEFSERQSRESLLAHDADQLEMILALKEYKDLGNRYADEWYPFAVRRLKTEIAQHLAETIWSTDSTRWWFDDDSDWWVKGRKESEE
- a CDS encoding EamA family transporter; translated protein: MNNFAFLLIVFSALMHALWNLLVKRSRDKTVFIWWMFLLSAGMFNLLLPWLPGPFPPPSAYLLALAAAGAVCFVGYHLFTGRAYQKGDLSITYPLAQTAMLYVPLWGVWLLGERLSLHGVGGILLILIGAYCVQLRRLTFDEALRPFRSLIDPSVQAALAAGFIYSVGAVIDKTGVMAYSPLYFTYLLVMGMLLLMSANLLRPCYRGRILLEWRQSRTLVLLSGPVMMASFLSFRYGLKLAPMSYAVPVRQVSLLIGVLIGTFFLGETCGRIRCTAALLILSGVFLIRIG